The nucleotide window TTGATCCGCACGCTGACCGCCGCTTCTTCCAGATCGGCCAGCGCGATCGATCGCATTTTATCCTCCCCGTAATGGGCTTTCCACAGATTTAACAACCATTGCGGATGGCTGGTGATCAACGCCAGATTCGCGATGGAATCCGGCTGGGGCAGCGGTTTCTGGCCCCGCCGCAGCACTTGCCTTAACACCGCGTTGACCAACCCTTTCATAGGCTGCGGACACATCTTTACAGCCTCGTTAACAACCGCGTAGTCAGTACCTTTATCCAGATAAAAAAGCTGGTACACGCTCATATCCAGAAGCACTGCGACCTTGGCTTCCGGGATCCGCTTCACCAAATCCCGCCATTGCCAGCGCAGCGGCTCCCGATGACGCAGCACACCGTACAGGACAGCCGTCACCCAGCGCTTTTCTTCCTCACTGAGCGCCAAGCCATGCTGACGCAGCCACAAACTGGCATATTGTCCTTCATTGATCACTGCATGCAAACCCTGCCATGCGGTTTTTCTCATATTGTTCATCCGCCCTGCTCCTTTGCTTCTTATTGAATCCACTGACTGCGGTTTCGCAGTCAGTGCTTGTCTTCATTTCTTCACGCCGCTAATCCAGAATCAGCGGATTGACATCAATGCTCAAATGCGCCTGAGTCCGTTGTGTTCGATACTCTTCCAAAATTTTGGAAAGCACCGCTTTCATCTGATCCAGATTTTTGCCTTTCAGCACCAGCCGGCTGCGGTAGCGATCCTGCAGCTTAAACAAATCGCTCGGCCCCAGCACCTTAAACGCATTGGTCTGCCTCAGCGCCTGGGCAAACCATTGGGCCGACTGCTTCGGCCGCTCCGGATGGCTGTCGGAAAAGGTCAATGCGATCAAATAGGTATACGGCGGGTAACCGCCTAAATGCCGATACTGCATTTCTTGATAGAAAAATCCGGAATAATCCTGCCGGCTGCCCGCTGCCACGGCAAAATGATTCGGATCAAAAGCCTGAATAATCACTTCGCCGGGCGTTGACGAACGACCACTGCGGCCGGCGGCCTGCATGATCAGATCAAAGGTCATTTCCACGCTGCGAAAATCCGGCCGAGCGGTTCCGGCATCAGCATTGAGAATGCCGACCAGAGTCACCTGCGGATAATCCAGACCTTTGGCAATCATCTGCGTGCCCACAAGAATATCTGCTTCGTGGCGCCCGAATTGTTCCAACAGCGTCTGGTGTGCCTGTTTGCGCGAGGTCGTATCGGCATCCATGCGCAGGATCCGAGCCTGCGGGAATAACCGGGCAACTTCCTCTTCCAGTTTCTGGGTGCCATAACCCGGAGCCGCAAACGTCCGGGAACCGCATTTCGGGCAGACGGTAATTAACGGATATTCCGATCCGCACAGATGACATTTCATCTTGTTGATCGATTTATGATAGGAAAGCGCCACATCACAATGCGGACACTGCAAGGTTTCCCCGCACTGGCCGCACTTGATCAGCGGGCTGTACCCACGCCGGTTTAATAACAGAATCACCTGTTCTTTCCGGTCTAAGCGCTCCGCGATCTTCTGTTTCAGCTCATCGCTGAGAATGCCTGACTGCGAGCGGCTCTGATTCTTCATGTCCACAACGGTGCAGACCGGCAGCTGACGGTTAACCCGCTCTTTCAGCTCCGTCAGTCCATAGACGCCTTTTAACGCTCGGGCATAGGATTCTAAGGAAGGCGTTGCGCTGCCCAAAATCACCTTGCAGCCAAAATACTG belongs to Holdemania massiliensis and includes:
- the priA gene encoding replication restart helicase PriA — protein: MRVAKVWIEHPVLQLDQVYSYDALQLPAEKGKRVIVDFNGRQIVGFVDEVAEVEDPAKTLAKGRPLKPILSVLDENALITPELFDLAKWMAKDTLSPVISCFQAMLPSKLKPKSSNQKIKMEQIAVYVADHPHLTPRQKEVLDWLKQQGPTGLSLWRKQSPAITRTLEKLGCVRLDSRAVKASAPQAAQAEAFLPLNADQQRVVHEIETSAKAVMLLHGVTGSGKTEVYLHLARQVLNQGKQVLILVPEISLTPQMVARVKGRFPTEVAIYHSALNNQQKYEQYCRVFEKQASIVVGTRSAVFMPFDHLGLIILDEEHDSSYKQDSLPQYHCRDIAIHRAQYFGCKVILGSATPSLESYARALKGVYGLTELKERVNRQLPVCTVVDMKNQSRSQSGILSDELKQKIAERLDRKEQVILLLNRRGYSPLIKCGQCGETLQCPHCDVALSYHKSINKMKCHLCGSEYPLITVCPKCGSRTFAAPGYGTQKLEEEVARLFPQARILRMDADTTSRKQAHQTLLEQFGRHEADILVGTQMIAKGLDYPQVTLVGILNADAGTARPDFRSVEMTFDLIMQAAGRSGRSSTPGEVIIQAFDPNHFAVAAGSRQDYSGFFYQEMQYRHLGGYPPYTYLIALTFSDSHPERPKQSAQWFAQALRQTNAFKVLGPSDLFKLQDRYRSRLVLKGKNLDQMKAVLSKILEEYRTQRTQAHLSIDVNPLILD